The genomic DNA GtgagcaaaaataaaaataatctgatTGTCAAACCTTGTTAAAATAAACCTTCAAGTTCAAAGCAAactaaaataaagaataatgaaaataatttggtaataaataataaatagtgtgttttggtttttataaaacaataatGAGCTTCATAAAATGGGTTTGTGTTAATTTATCATCAATTCAATATGAAAAATATGATAATTTTTGTACCATTGCTGTAAATATGTCTCAAATGAGGTACTCATCATTCATAATTAACAAGTTTCATCATCTACTTAGTGAATTATGCTTAGTTAATTGTATCATTAGCTAATAATCTCATAGACTAATTTATGAACTAGtatattttattagtgttttttgtttcattaattTGGTTTAATGCCaaggtatatttaaaaataattaatctttttCATCGAGTCTGCTATTTTAGTACATGTAGCCTGTCGGGGTTGTTACATATCATAAATCGGATTGAATTTTCTCTAATTACACTTTACTTTCAGGAACTTCCAATTATTTTTTGCCCAAAGAATGCTTCATGATGATTCTCCAACTAAAAGGAAGGCAGCTTCAGCTTTGGCCGAGACCAGAATGGCGTTGACTTCACTTAAGTCATTCAAAAGGCGCAATATTGCCAATGTGCCCGTCCAAAGGGTCGGTGAAAGCGTCCGGAGTAATATGCCCGGTGTTGTGAGACAACAACCTAATCATTTCGACAATAGAATGCCACAATCAAATGTTATGGTCAATGTTTTTGAGGTAGGTATCCATTAACTAATTagctacttttattttttaaatgtactTGAAAAACATTACATAACACCATAGAAGATAATTTTGGTTGCTTAGATACAAAAATCTATGATTGCCCTAtgtattaatttgttattaaattaaataaaattaagcatttttttatgatacctatttttgtaaataatttattaatgggTTGGTAAAAGGTTCAATTCcacatttatcattattttaggaTGCTCCATCAACCTCACATGCAGGAATACCTGTTGCTGAAAATCCTGGGCCTGCTTCACTGGTGCAAGCCTGTAATGTTGAGAATGAAAAGGAAGTTGGAATATGGACTAATCCTAAGACTAAAATGGTGCATACAAACCTAGTACCTCATCAACCACTGCCATTCACTCGTAAGTAGCAACTTTTATTCAACAATCTTGCATACTACTTTGATTATTagcaatacaatttatttagtgtctgcagaaaaaaaattaagtctTTATACTCCTAATGTGAAttctttttatgcaaaacaGCATATGAAGATGAAGATGATGTCCTGCGGCTTCCAGCAAATCATATGGCATACTGTGCTgaagatttgtcatttaatGTGCCTCTATGTGTACCTGATCCCCCAGACTCGACCAAAATACCCTGTTACAATAAATCTCaggtaattatttacaaaattaatattttcatactttttcaatgttttttggAGCAGAAGATTATTCTACTTTAATTCTTTGCAGGTTTATGTTGATGATCAAGAATATAGTTTAGAAGAAATTCGTTCTAGAAAATACAACCTTGTTAGAACAGTAAAGACTGAAGTGTCTCCTCAAGTGAAAGTTGAGcaaaattataataacataAACGAAACACTGGCCCAGTGTAGTGCTCTGGAAACCTTGGCCAATTGTGCTTTAGACACTGAGCAGGATCATTTAGGACAATTGATGCCATTGAACATGCCAACCTTGCAAAATATTACGAAAGTTACAAATATGCATTCTCCTGGTGAGCCAAAGGTTCTGGTCAATTTGGATTCAAAAGAATTCAGTGAACTCAGTGTCAAAAAACATGATGACAGTCAGAAGCAACACAGTTCTGACAAAGAAAACCAAGCAGGCAGACTTGACCATTATGGTAACGAGAATGCTGCTGGTAACTATGGCAAAAATAATTTGATGGAGGAATTTAACAGGAGTCTGATGGGCAACCTCCTTGGTGACTCTGTAACTGTTAACACTAAGGAAGCGAGATGGGAGCTTAGAAACTTATTCAATGATAATGGTAAGCATTTCACTTTTCAATTATAGAAATCAGAGGTAGTTTCTTGTCAAATATTTCCTCTGCGGTGTTGTAAAGTGTATCTATTTCAGCCAAGAATTAGACCATTTTTAACAGAGCCTAAttactactttttaatatttcacaGAGCCATCAATGGTTCAGCCAGTTGTACAACAGTTTGAAGTTCCAAACTTTGACATTCATGAGGATCGCTCTATCACTATGGCCATGCACACTAAGAAGAAACCAGAAATACCAGATGTGAGAACTCTGCCTGAGGACAAGGAAAATGCCAACAAGTTCACTGTTCCAGTGGCAGCACCTCAACAAAATGTAATAAACAATTTCTTTTATCTGTTATCTCTGTTTGTTTCAGACATGATAATCATACCATatcatattatttatgtatttttatgtaaatcttAAAGCCAATGTTTTGCAAGCCAAAATGCACTGGTTAATGTTTGGTACTTTCACCAACAATCTTGAAATTACCCAATTTTTATGATGAACTTTTGAATCTTGTCTTATAAATAATGTCTTCCTGTTGACTAACAGATATTAtgagtatatttttttctaaattatttatttttgttgctaGGTTAATAGGACAGCATACTATGAAGAGCCATCTTGCACCCAAGTGTTTAATTTCAACATAAAGGATGCAAGCACTCCGAACATGTCCCAGTTTAAGAAGCCAGCCAGCCACATTGATCAGTCAAAATATCCTTCTGTGCCCAAATTTAGCATAGATGAGAGTGTGATTGAACATGTAGACGCCAGTGCTATGAAGAAGGATGACAATTCGAGACAGCTTGGGCCTGATCAGCACGCCACAGTTGACAACCAAGGTGGTGGTCTGTCAGTGATCATGGAAGCTACTAGAGAATTTAATAGGTtggtacttttttatttatcccTATATTACTAATGAATTCTCAGTCTGGTGTCAAATAATGTTAGTTATTGAGTTCTTGCACTATCTTAAAACTGTTTGCTAGTAAAAGTGATGTATTTCGTGATGTTATATGCaacttaattattatatttcagTAAATCGGGATCAAGTTCCTCTGGACAATCAACAAGAACTAACTTCACTGGGTACACGACAAACTACGATTCAATGTATAATAATCACAATGACCCGTCGCAGCAACCCACGACTTCTAAACGAAGCTCGTTTTCTACTCAACCGCGATTGCCTAGTGGTCAATTTGCTAGAGTCTATCCCCAAAAACGCGAGCAACCGGAAAATAAAACTCCCGCCGCGCCTACAGCCGTGCCTTATCTCTCCCACGACCATCAATACCAAAAGCCTATGCCCTCGGGATACAATGGATACTCGCCACAGAGATCGATGCCCAATCATTATCAACAAAATTACCAACAAGGCTATCAGCAGGGATACCCTAGCAACCAGATGATGAACCAACAGCAGCAAGGTTATGCTAGCCCCGGCCCAAACGCCTACAACAGTCCCCAACACCCAGGAATGCAAAGTCCTCATGCAATGAGTCCTTCTGTTCCGCCTGGATTCCAAAGCCCGACTTACTCTAACCAAGTGGGTTACCACAGTCCAGGTCACCCAGTTATGAGCCCACAACAGTCGTACGCGGGACGACAAGAATATCATTATCCAAATCAACCAGATAGGCAGCACATTTATGCCAATCAGCATCAAAATCCTGCTGTTTTCCAAAGCCCACCACAtcaggcacaatatcaacaaaATAACCAATACTACCAAAGGCCTAGTCCGGCGCCTGCTGCGCAAAATCAAAGTTACAACCAGCAAAATTATCCCAACATGCATAATCAGTACAATAATGCCAATATGTATCAAAACCCCACACACTCTAGCAACCAAAATTATAGTGCAATGCAGAGCCCATACAGACAACCTCCAAAGCCAATGCCTGATAATCAAGCTGCATATGCAATGCAGAATAACCAGTCATTTCAAATTTACCAAAGTCCTCAACAACCTCAGCACAACAGCTATCAGAATGCTGCTGCTCATAATATCAGTATGCCTAGCGAAGGCACAGAACCACAACATAAGTCTGAAACACATGTCAAACCAGAAGCTGAACAAAAGTTGACACCTCCGACTAAAAATGCCGGTCCGCATAAAAGTCCGACTTCAGCTTTGCGAAACATAAGACATGACCAGCCTAACGTAAAGTTAGGCCAAAATTCGCCTGATATTGGATTTTCGAACCAGTTCCTCAACTTTATCTCTAACAGAAACGAACCAAAGGATAATGCAAATACTCCTAAATTCACCAACAGTCCAAGCATTTCTCAAAAGATGCATAAAAATTTGTATGTGTCAAGTCCAGAACAAGCTCAAATACCACCTTCTTCAGGTCTTTCAGATTCTGATAGCAAAGATGGAATGACAGCTCAGACTGGGACACCTATCCAATCTGCCAAGGTTGCTTATAGCATCCCAGAGAAACAAAAAGATATATCCAAGAGACAACTAGATTTTGAGCACAGAGGCGATTTTCAGTCGGAGGATAGTAGAGATTCTGTGAGTAAAGAAAGCAGGATCTCTTCAGTGTACTCCAGACAGTCAGACTTCCAGTCTGATGGCTATGGCATGGATGTAGATAGTGAGAACTCTATGGAATGTGCGGCTTTTAAATCTACGCATTCTATATCTTTAGTAGAAACTAGTGACATACCTAGACCAGCGGATATTGATTTCCCAACAGTTATAGAtccatttaataaaaaaataatttcatctcTGTTAGAATATGTCAAATTCCCCAATAAAACACACGCCGACGGGTACATAGAAGTGAGATCTTGTCCTAAGTTGCAGCCTGCCAGTATGGTTAGCATTGGAAACAACAGGTTTTCAATTGAAAAACAACTTGGAAAGGGAAACTATGGTGCAGTATTTTTGTGCCTTGACGTCCACAGTAATAAATCTGTAGCTGTGAAATATCAAAAACCTAGTCGTCCATGGGAATTCTATATTTGTCAAGAAATCAAGGCGAGAATAAAGGATCCATTTATGGTAAGTTTCATATTCACACAATCTTTATTATATTACCTACAAATAAGTATCTAACTTAgatttgttttatatttcagCTTCCTGGGTACATGGACATTACCACTGCCTTCTTAGGTGAAAATGCGAGTCTTTTTGTATCAGAATATTCAAAGTATGGATCTTTACTAGATGTTGCAAACAAAGTTAAAATTGCTACCTCAAAATGTATAAATGAATTTATAGTCATTTTACTGACTTCCGAGATGCTGTCCATTGTCCATTATCTCCACAAAGCTCAAATTATCCATGCTGATATCAAGccagacaactttttattgatgaaaatgTAAGTATAATTTCTTCCTTCTAAGAAGAGTTATGAAATTTTCTGTTTTAAGTTCTCAGAGAGGAACTATTTATACCAAATTTTATAGCTCTCACAAACGTGACACAGATATTTCTTACaaaagaatattattaaaatcaaatgagtacttataaatttttatagttattaaaatatttttgttcagTTTTTCAAAAGCAGATAATAACAATACGATTTTATATTACAGACCCACACAAGAATGGAGAACTCCATCATTGCAGCTAATTGATTTAGGGTGTGCTATTGACATGTCACTATTCCCAGAGGGAACAACATTTAGAGAAGTGAGTATAATTTTAGTCCAGTTTTTTAAAACGTCCTGACTACGATTTCGTGTGTAAGCTACTGTCTCTCCAACATTTGTTACCTGGTGAGAGAGGCTTTACTGTGTACCGCCGTCCGCCATCTAGCAGTTTCGTAATTTTCGTTAAGCGTGTGAAACGTTTTGATTACTTACTAAACTGCTTTTAGCATTTCTGAGTAGTTGTGTagatatagctgccaatttttaaAGTAGtgaataacaatttatttctttattccaGTTAATCGCCACTGAAGGATTCACATGTACAGAGATGAGGGAAGGCAAGCCATGG from Ostrinia nubilalis chromosome 8, ilOstNubi1.1, whole genome shotgun sequence includes the following:
- the LOC135073940 gene encoding uncharacterized protein LOC135073940 — encoded protein: MDIDVSKENIQPLRGGRNLMQLGTALQAQSDVDAQKQLQQQKEEHEAAIRHYQGPDPLDPWFNYIQWVEQSFPKHGHEGNIDKLIKDCLQLFEKDERYFQDRRLVKLWIKYVDCLSNPLEIYQRLYNTGIGVECSEFYRAWACYCEESGDYKKANQVYMLGLQAKAQPLDELEQAHMNFQLFFAQRMLHDDSPTKRKAASALAETRMALTSLKSFKRRNIANVPVQRVGESVRSNMPGVVRQQPNHFDNRMPQSNVMVNVFEDAPSTSHAGIPVAENPGPASLVQACNVENEKEVGIWTNPKTKMVHTNLVPHQPLPFTPYEDEDDVLRLPANHMAYCAEDLSFNVPLCVPDPPDSTKIPCYNKSQVYVDDQEYSLEEIRSRKYNLVRTVKTEVSPQVKVEQNYNNINETLAQCSALETLANCALDTEQDHLGQLMPLNMPTLQNITKVTNMHSPGEPKVLVNLDSKEFSELSVKKHDDSQKQHSSDKENQAGRLDHYGNENAAGNYGKNNLMEEFNRSLMGNLLGDSVTVNTKEARWELRNLFNDNEPSMVQPVVQQFEVPNFDIHEDRSITMAMHTKKKPEIPDVRTLPEDKENANKFTVPVAAPQQNVNRTAYYEEPSCTQVFNFNIKDASTPNMSQFKKPASHIDQSKYPSVPKFSIDESVIEHVDASAMKKDDNSRQLGPDQHATVDNQGGGLSVIMEATREFNSKSGSSSSGQSTRTNFTGYTTNYDSMYNNHNDPSQQPTTSKRSSFSTQPRLPSGQFARVYPQKREQPENKTPAAPTAVPYLSHDHQYQKPMPSGYNGYSPQRSMPNHYQQNYQQGYQQGYPSNQMMNQQQQGYASPGPNAYNSPQHPGMQSPHAMSPSVPPGFQSPTYSNQVGYHSPGHPVMSPQQSYAGRQEYHYPNQPDRQHIYANQHQNPAVFQSPPHQAQYQQNNQYYQRPSPAPAAQNQSYNQQNYPNMHNQYNNANMYQNPTHSSNQNYSAMQSPYRQPPKPMPDNQAAYAMQNNQSFQIYQSPQQPQHNSYQNAAAHNISMPSEGTEPQHKSETHVKPEAEQKLTPPTKNAGPHKSPTSALRNIRHDQPNVKLGQNSPDIGFSNQFLNFISNRNEPKDNANTPKFTNSPSISQKMHKNLYVSSPEQAQIPPSSGLSDSDSKDGMTAQTGTPIQSAKVAYSIPEKQKDISKRQLDFEHRGDFQSEDSRDSVSKESRISSVYSRQSDFQSDGYGMDVDSENSMECAAFKSTHSISLVETSDIPRPADIDFPTVIDPFNKKIISSLLEYVKFPNKTHADGYIEVRSCPKLQPASMVSIGNNRFSIEKQLGKGNYGAVFLCLDVHSNKSVAVKYQKPSRPWEFYICQEIKARIKDPFMLPGYMDITTAFLGENASLFVSEYSKYGSLLDVANKVKIATSKCINEFIVILLTSEMLSIVHYLHKAQIIHADIKPDNFLLMKIPTQEWRTPSLQLIDLGCAIDMSLFPEGTTFRELIATEGFTCTEMREGKPWTYQTDLYCLAGTIHVILMGSYMKVANRLGQWNIDKKLPRYMKVGLWDKVFTTLLNVPDCNNIPDLSDLKNEVDSILNEIDNLGSQLRNFANVLKSR